The Deinococcus seoulensis genome window below encodes:
- a CDS encoding Lrp/AsnC family transcriptional regulator, with translation MSQTVLDALDRQILGILQRDARIPNTELADEIGLTPAPTLRRVRRLEEEGVIQRYVALLDPKLVGRELMVIVRVTLDKQTKVGFEEFALKMQERPEVLECFLCLGDIDYLLKVCVPDLDAYQHFLVNTLAAIPGVRNTASTIVVKQEKHTTSLPLE, from the coding sequence ATGTCTCAGACTGTTCTTGATGCGCTGGACCGGCAGATTCTCGGCATCCTTCAGCGGGACGCCCGCATTCCGAACACGGAACTCGCCGACGAGATCGGCCTGACGCCCGCCCCGACGCTGCGCCGCGTGCGCCGCCTGGAGGAGGAAGGGGTGATTCAGCGGTACGTGGCGCTGCTGGACCCGAAACTGGTGGGGCGTGAACTGATGGTGATCGTGCGCGTCACGCTGGACAAGCAGACCAAGGTGGGCTTCGAGGAGTTCGCGCTGAAGATGCAGGAACGCCCGGAGGTGCTGGAATGCTTCCTGTGCCTGGGCGACATCGATTACCTGCTCAAGGTGTGCGTGCCGGACCTGGACGCGTACCAGCATTTCCTGGTGAACACCCTGGCCGCCATTCCCGGCGTGCGGAACACGGCGAGTACCATCGTGGTCAAGCAGGAGAAGCACACGACCAGCCTCCCGCTGGAATGA
- the ald gene encoding alanine dehydrogenase, translated as MHIGLPKEIKVKENRVALTPGGVATLVRRGHTVTVQHGAGLGSGIADQDYVTAGATLGTADEAWAAEMVVKVKEPIQSEYHYLRPDLLLFTYLHLAADRPLTDALLQAGTTGVAYETVQTGDGSLPLLTPMSEVAGRLSVQAGAYHLQKPVGGRGVLLGGVPGVQPGHVTIIGGGVVGTNAAKMAMGLGAKVTILDVSQRRLAYLDDVFFGKITTMMSSEANIRDLLPTTDLLIGGVLIPGAKAPHLVTRDMLPLMPEGSVIVDVAVDQGGCVETIHATTHDDPTYVVDGVIHYGVANMPGAVPRTSTFALTNQTLPYALLLADHGVNALHRNPALMLGLNTHQGKLTYQGVADAFELPYVAPETALA; from the coding sequence ATGCACATCGGACTACCGAAAGAAATCAAGGTCAAGGAAAACCGCGTCGCCCTCACCCCCGGCGGCGTCGCCACCCTCGTCCGGCGCGGCCACACCGTCACCGTCCAGCACGGCGCCGGCCTCGGCAGCGGCATCGCCGATCAGGACTACGTCACCGCCGGCGCCACCCTCGGCACCGCTGACGAAGCCTGGGCCGCCGAGATGGTCGTGAAGGTCAAGGAACCCATCCAGAGCGAATACCACTACCTCCGCCCCGACCTCCTGCTGTTCACGTACCTGCACCTCGCCGCCGACCGCCCCCTCACCGACGCCCTGCTCCAGGCAGGCACCACCGGCGTCGCCTACGAAACCGTCCAGACGGGCGACGGCAGCCTGCCGCTGCTGACCCCCATGAGCGAGGTCGCGGGCCGACTCAGCGTCCAGGCCGGCGCGTACCACCTCCAGAAACCCGTCGGCGGACGCGGCGTCCTCCTCGGCGGCGTCCCCGGCGTGCAACCCGGCCACGTCACCATCATCGGCGGCGGGGTGGTGGGCACCAACGCCGCCAAGATGGCCATGGGCCTCGGCGCCAAGGTCACCATCCTCGACGTGAGCCAGCGCCGCCTCGCGTACCTCGACGACGTCTTCTTCGGCAAGATCACCACCATGATGAGCAGCGAAGCCAACATCCGCGACCTGCTCCCCACCACCGACCTCCTCATCGGCGGCGTCCTCATCCCCGGCGCCAAAGCCCCTCACCTCGTCACCCGCGACATGCTCCCCCTCATGCCCGAAGGCAGCGTCATCGTCGACGTCGCCGTCGATCAGGGCGGCTGCGTCGAAACCATCCACGCCACCACCCACGACGACCCCACCTACGTCGTCGACGGCGTCATCCACTACGGCGTCGCCAACATGCCCGGCGCCGTCCCCCGCACCAGCACCTTCGCGCTGACCAACCAGACCCTCCCGTACGCCCTGCTGCTCGCCGATCACGGCGTGAACGCCCTGCACCGCAACCCTGCCCTGATGCTCGGCCTGAACACCCACCAGGGCAAACTGACCTACCAGGGTGTGGCAGACGCGTTCGAGCTGCCTTACGTGGCTCCGGAAACGGCGCTGGCCTGA
- a CDS encoding Hsp20/alpha crystallin family protein: MMRFDPFRDIEELAQRMDRALGQTAGAPARYAPPVDVHEDDHGLELTLDLPGVTPDTLQIEAENHTLTVQATRPYTRQEGRTAHRVERAHGTLARTFNIPARYDLSRVEADLQHGTLTLKVPRSEAAQKRTITVRTGSVIDTDTPSA, from the coding sequence ATGATGCGATTCGACCCCTTCCGCGACATCGAAGAACTCGCCCAGCGCATGGACCGCGCCCTCGGCCAGACCGCCGGCGCCCCGGCCCGCTACGCCCCGCCCGTTGACGTGCACGAGGACGACCACGGCCTGGAACTCACGCTCGACCTGCCCGGCGTCACCCCCGACACCCTGCAGATCGAAGCCGAGAACCACACCCTGACCGTGCAGGCCACCCGCCCCTACACCCGCCAGGAGGGCCGCACCGCCCACCGCGTCGAACGCGCCCACGGCACCCTGGCCCGCACTTTCAATATTCCCGCCCGCTACGACCTGAGCCGCGTCGAGGCCGACCTGCAACACGGCACCCTGACCCTCAAGGTGCCCCGCAGCGAGGCCGCGCAGAAACGCACCATCACCGTCCGCACCGGCAGCGTCATCGACACCGACACGCCCAGCGCGTAA
- a CDS encoding M20 family metallopeptidase has protein sequence MTTTGDRVEELRGQLVAWRRHLHMHPEVGFEEHQTAAFIEAELKKMPGLSVSRPTATSVLAVLKGRLPGRTVLLRADIDALPIHEENTFEFASQTPGVMHACGHDGHTAILLGVAALLSADAAHVPGEVRMIFQHAEEIGPGGAEELVMNTPLMDGVDVVTGLHLNSQLPAGVVAVKPGAFMAAPDMLELTIRGRGGHGAHPEEAVDPIAVGAQVVTNLQHVVSRMVAAQDALVVSITKFTSGTTHNVIPDTAELMGTVRTFDPALRERAPQLIERVIKGVCDAHGATYDLRYEFGYRPLINTDWVAAQLKDIALDVVGADLYRDAKPTMGGEDFSAYLEKAPGAYFNVGSGSDAQDSRWPHHHPRFTIDEASLETGVRMLHAAALRLTVPE, from the coding sequence ATGACGACAACAGGTGACCGGGTGGAAGAACTTCGCGGGCAGCTCGTGGCGTGGCGGCGGCATCTGCACATGCACCCCGAGGTGGGGTTCGAGGAGCACCAGACGGCCGCGTTCATCGAGGCGGAACTGAAGAAGATGCCGGGCCTGAGTGTCTCGCGGCCCACGGCGACCAGCGTGCTGGCCGTCCTGAAAGGCCGCCTGCCGGGCCGCACCGTGCTGCTGCGCGCGGACATCGACGCGCTGCCCATCCATGAGGAGAACACCTTCGAGTTCGCCTCTCAGACCCCTGGCGTGATGCACGCCTGCGGGCACGACGGGCACACGGCGATCCTGCTGGGCGTGGCGGCGCTGCTGTCGGCAGACGCGGCGCACGTGCCGGGCGAGGTCCGCATGATCTTCCAGCATGCCGAGGAGATCGGGCCGGGCGGCGCCGAGGAACTGGTCATGAACACCCCGCTGATGGACGGCGTGGACGTCGTCACGGGCCTGCACCTGAACAGCCAGCTGCCCGCCGGGGTGGTCGCGGTCAAGCCGGGGGCGTTCATGGCCGCGCCGGACATGCTGGAACTCACGATCCGGGGGCGGGGCGGGCACGGCGCGCACCCGGAGGAGGCCGTGGACCCCATCGCGGTGGGCGCGCAGGTCGTGACGAACCTCCAGCATGTCGTGAGCCGCATGGTGGCCGCGCAGGACGCACTGGTGGTCAGCATCACGAAATTCACGAGCGGCACCACCCACAACGTCATTCCCGACACGGCGGAACTGATGGGCACGGTCCGGACCTTCGACCCGGCGCTGCGGGAGCGGGCGCCGCAGCTGATCGAGCGGGTCATCAAGGGCGTGTGCGACGCGCACGGCGCGACGTACGACCTGCGCTACGAGTTCGGGTACCGTCCGCTGATCAACACGGACTGGGTGGCCGCGCAACTGAAGGACATCGCGCTGGACGTGGTCGGCGCGGACCTGTACCGGGACGCGAAACCCACCATGGGCGGCGAGGATTTCAGCGCGTACCTGGAAAAAGCGCCCGGCGCGTACTTCAACGTCGGTTCCGGCAGTGACGCTCAGGACAGCCGCTGGCCGCACCACCACCCGCGTTTCACGATCGACGAGGCCAGCCTGGAAACCGGGGTGCGGATGCTGCACGCCGCCGCGCTGCGCCTGACCGTCCCGGAGTGA
- the pyrR gene encoding bifunctional pyr operon transcriptional regulator/uracil phosphoribosyltransferase PyrR: MTPKAVILTADEVRRALTRIAHEIIERNKGAENLALIGVHTRGIPLARRLAEKLSTLEGVDVPTGMLDITLYRDDLSEVAQQPIIRETQVPFDLRDRRVILVDDVLYTGRTVRAALDALIDLGRPAGIQLAVLVDRGHRELPIRADYVGKNLPTAASEVVKVKLQETDEVDSVELWDMEALR, encoded by the coding sequence ATGACCCCCAAGGCCGTCATCCTCACCGCCGACGAGGTCCGCCGCGCCCTGACCCGCATCGCGCACGAGATCATCGAACGCAACAAGGGCGCCGAGAACCTCGCCCTGATCGGCGTGCACACCCGCGGCATCCCCCTGGCCCGGCGACTGGCCGAGAAGCTCAGCACCCTCGAAGGCGTGGACGTCCCCACCGGCATGCTGGACATCACCCTGTACCGCGACGACCTGAGTGAGGTCGCGCAGCAGCCCATCATCCGCGAGACGCAGGTGCCGTTCGACCTGCGCGACCGCCGCGTGATCCTGGTAGACGACGTGCTGTACACCGGCCGCACCGTCCGCGCCGCGCTGGACGCCCTGATCGACCTCGGCCGCCCCGCCGGGATCCAGCTGGCCGTCCTCGTGGACCGCGGGCACCGCGAACTGCCGATCCGCGCGGACTACGTCGGCAAGAACCTCCCCACCGCCGCCAGCGAGGTCGTGAAGGTCAAGTTGCAGGAAACCGACGAGGTGGACAGCGTCGAACTGTGGGACATGGAGGCGCTGCGATGA
- a CDS encoding aldo/keto reductase — protein MEQRDFGTTGLRVSALGLGAGQIGDAALTEEHVGTLLNRAVDRGVTLIDTARGYGLSEERIGRHLAYRRHDFILSSKGGYGADGADDWTPQAIRLGIEQALTRLRCDWIDIFHLHSCPADTLRREDLLGALDDARTAGLIRVAAYSGENEALAWAAQSGRFGSLETSVNLADQWSRHQVLPAAHSAGLGVIAKRPIANAAWRFSERPVGEYAEPYWERLGILNLNAVREAAGLDWTQFALRFSAHAPGVHSAIVGTASSENLERNVRTVQEGPLPLDVLTHIEAAWRVHGADWGGEV, from the coding sequence ATGGAGCAACGGGACTTCGGAACGACCGGCCTGCGGGTCAGTGCGCTGGGCCTGGGGGCCGGACAGATCGGGGACGCCGCGCTGACCGAGGAGCACGTGGGCACGCTGCTGAACCGCGCGGTGGACCGGGGCGTGACCCTGATCGACACGGCGCGCGGGTACGGCCTCAGCGAGGAACGCATCGGGCGGCACCTCGCGTACCGGCGGCACGACTTCATCCTGAGCAGCAAGGGCGGGTACGGCGCGGACGGCGCCGACGACTGGACCCCGCAGGCCATCCGCCTGGGTATCGAGCAGGCCCTGACGCGGCTGCGCTGCGACTGGATCGACATCTTCCACCTGCACTCCTGCCCCGCCGACACGCTGCGCCGCGAGGACCTGCTGGGCGCGCTGGACGACGCCCGCACGGCCGGACTGATCCGCGTGGCGGCGTACAGCGGCGAGAACGAGGCGCTGGCCTGGGCGGCGCAGTCCGGCCGGTTCGGCAGCCTGGAAACCAGCGTGAACCTCGCCGATCAGTGGAGCCGCCATCAGGTGCTGCCCGCCGCGCACAGCGCCGGACTGGGCGTGATCGCCAAGCGACCCATCGCGAACGCCGCGTGGCGCTTCAGCGAACGTCCGGTCGGTGAGTACGCCGAGCCGTACTGGGAGCGGCTGGGCATCCTGAACCTGAACGCCGTGCGCGAGGCCGCCGGGCTGGACTGGACGCAGTTCGCGCTGCGCTTCAGCGCCCACGCGCCGGGCGTGCACAGCGCCATCGTGGGCACCGCCAGCAGCGAGAACCTGGAACGCAACGTCCGCACCGTGCAGGAGGGACCACTGCCGCTGGACGTCCTGACGCACATCGAGGCCGCGTGGCGCGTCCACGGAGCGGACTGGGGCGGCGAGGTCTGA
- a CDS encoding ABC transporter ATP-binding protein yields the protein MRLLAFARPYRALFVVGVVATLVSSGLNLVFPALFGRLIDASFLRVGSSDTSQLDRTVLLLLGIFALSAVFGAAQSYLLSRVGAGVVADLRRALFSHLLTLSPRFFGDHKTGDLTSRLTADVGTVQTVTSTALAQAAAQSVSLVGAVILLISTSARLSLLTLAVIPLVIGTAVTIGRRIRRVSREVQDAVAGANASAEEAISGVRVVQSFTAEGVERGRYGEGVLASFRAALRRAQLQALMAGVMSFLTFGALAVVLWYGGRQVMAGSLTPGNLVTFLIYALQVGGTVAALTGVFNQFQEALGASGRIFELLDERSDLPQPAQPAPLTRAEGRVTFDGVEFAYEGDTERAVVLRALNLDVPAGQVVALVGPSGAGKTTLVNLIPRFWDVTGGALRVDGRDVREYALADLRAQVGLVPQETLLFSGTVRENILYGRPGARPEEVEAAARAANAHEFIMAFPQGYDTVVGERGVKLSGGQRQRVAIARAVLKDPRILILDEATSALDNESEALVQAALERLMQGRTTFVIAHRLSTIRNADRIVVMDAGRVVEDGPHAQLIAQGGLYRDLYELQFRAQEEGRAELSVP from the coding sequence ATGCGGCTCCTGGCGTTCGCGCGGCCGTACCGGGCGTTGTTCGTGGTGGGTGTGGTGGCGACGCTGGTGTCCAGCGGGTTGAATCTGGTGTTCCCGGCGTTGTTCGGGCGGTTGATTGACGCGTCGTTCCTGCGGGTGGGGTCGTCGGATACGTCTCAGCTGGACCGGACGGTGCTGTTGCTGCTGGGGATTTTTGCGTTGTCGGCGGTGTTCGGGGCGGCGCAGTCGTACCTGCTTTCGCGGGTGGGGGCGGGTGTGGTGGCGGATCTGCGGCGGGCGTTGTTCTCGCATCTGCTGACGCTCTCGCCGCGTTTTTTCGGGGATCACAAGACGGGTGACCTGACGAGTCGCCTGACGGCGGACGTGGGGACGGTGCAGACGGTGACGAGTACGGCGCTGGCGCAGGCGGCGGCGCAGTCGGTGAGTCTGGTGGGCGCGGTGATTCTGCTGATCAGTACGAGTGCGCGCCTGAGTCTGTTGACGCTGGCGGTGATTCCGCTGGTGATCGGGACGGCCGTGACGATCGGGCGGCGTATCCGCCGCGTGAGCCGCGAGGTGCAGGACGCCGTGGCGGGCGCGAACGCCAGTGCCGAGGAGGCGATCAGCGGGGTGCGGGTCGTGCAGAGTTTCACGGCGGAGGGCGTGGAGCGGGGCCGGTACGGGGAGGGGGTGCTGGCGAGTTTCCGGGCGGCGTTGCGGCGCGCGCAGTTGCAGGCGCTGATGGCGGGCGTCATGAGTTTCCTGACGTTCGGGGCGCTGGCGGTGGTGTTGTGGTACGGGGGGCGGCAGGTGATGGCCGGGAGTCTCACGCCGGGGAACCTGGTGACGTTCCTGATCTACGCGTTGCAGGTGGGGGGGACGGTGGCGGCCCTGACGGGTGTGTTCAATCAGTTTCAGGAGGCGCTGGGCGCGTCGGGCCGGATTTTCGAGCTGCTGGATGAACGCAGTGACCTGCCGCAGCCCGCGCAGCCCGCCCCACTGACCCGCGCGGAGGGCCGCGTGACGTTCGACGGGGTGGAGTTCGCGTACGAGGGTGATACCGAGCGGGCCGTGGTGTTGCGCGCCCTGAACCTGGATGTCCCGGCGGGGCAGGTCGTGGCGCTGGTCGGGCCGAGCGGGGCGGGGAAGACGACGCTGGTGAACCTGATTCCCCGTTTCTGGGACGTGACGGGCGGCGCGCTGCGCGTGGATGGGCGGGACGTGCGCGAGTACGCGCTGGCGGACCTGCGGGCGCAGGTGGGGCTGGTGCCGCAGGAGACGCTGCTGTTCAGCGGGACGGTGCGCGAGAACATCCTGTATGGCCGTCCCGGCGCGCGGCCCGAGGAGGTCGAGGCGGCGGCCCGCGCGGCGAACGCGCACGAGTTCATCATGGCCTTCCCGCAGGGGTACGACACCGTGGTGGGCGAGCGGGGCGTGAAACTGAGTGGCGGGCAGCGGCAGCGCGTGGCGATTGCCCGCGCGGTTCTCAAGGACCCCCGCATCCTGATTCTGGACGAGGCGACCAGCGCGCTGGACAACGAGTCCGAGGCGCTGGTGCAGGCGGCGCTGGAACGGCTGATGCAGGGCCGCACGACGTTCGTGATCGCGCACCGCCTGAGCACCATCCGGAACGCTGACCGGATCGTGGTGATGGACGCGGGCCGCGTCGTCGAGGACGGCCCGCACGCGCAACTGATCGCGCAGGGCGGCCTGTACCGCGACCTGTACGAGTTGCAGTTCCGCGCGCAGGAGGAAGGCCGGGCGGAACTGAGCGTCCCCTGA
- a CDS encoding peptidylprolyl isomerase — MPFHSLNGRSLTCAALLGAVLSACAPATTRTAAPVTAPAATPAPVTPTPAAPTPAAPTPTAPAVSFEVMPFLSDTPVRSFQAAPPMTIDPARQYRAILKTSQGEVTLDLNAKASPVAVNNFVFLARNHFYDGTRFHRVIDGFMAQGGDPFSADLAKQGVWGTGTPGYNFSAEIMNGLRFDRAGVLGMARSQSLSSQGSQFFITVAPADFLSGQYTAFGQVLAGQDVLDRLNRTYSGSGPIPGAVAEALISVQILQSR, encoded by the coding sequence ATGCCCTTTCATTCCCTGAACGGTCGTTCCCTGACCTGCGCGGCGCTGCTGGGTGCCGTCCTGTCCGCCTGCGCTCCGGCGACCACCCGCACCGCCGCGCCCGTCACAGCTCCGGCGGCCACGCCTGCGCCTGTCACGCCGACCCCGGCCGCGCCGACCCCCGCAGCGCCGACCCCCACTGCGCCCGCCGTGTCGTTCGAGGTCATGCCGTTCCTGTCGGACACCCCGGTCCGCAGCTTCCAGGCTGCGCCGCCCATGACCATCGACCCGGCCCGCCAGTACCGGGCGATCCTGAAGACCTCGCAGGGTGAGGTGACGCTGGACCTGAACGCCAAGGCGTCCCCGGTCGCCGTGAACAACTTCGTGTTCCTGGCCCGCAACCACTTCTATGACGGCACGCGCTTTCACCGGGTGATCGACGGGTTCATGGCGCAGGGCGGCGATCCGTTCAGCGCGGACCTCGCCAAGCAGGGCGTGTGGGGGACCGGGACGCCCGGCTACAACTTCAGCGCCGAGATCATGAACGGCCTGCGTTTCGACCGGGCCGGGGTGCTGGGCATGGCGAGGTCGCAGAGCCTGAGTTCGCAGGGCAGCCAGTTCTTCATCACGGTCGCCCCGGCGGACTTCCTGAGCGGACAGTACACGGCGTTCGGGCAGGTGCTGGCCGGTCAGGACGTGCTGGACAGACTGAACCGCACGTACTCGGGCAGCGGTCCCATTCCGGGCGCGGTGGCCGAGGCACTGATCAGCGTGCAGATTCTCCAGTCCCGCTGA
- a CDS encoding helix-turn-helix domain-containing protein gives MTRTPHVGSRGHTLELRERIVTAVREGHSRHSVARAFAVDPDTVRRYLALAEQGRLHYVGSSSGRPRRVTAQHEEHLLRQLDEHPNATLTEHARLLQEATGLTVSFKTVDRVFARRGVTRDRTAGRQKPA, from the coding sequence ATGACACGGACCCCTCATGTCGGAAGTCGCGGGCACACGCTGGAACTCCGGGAACGGATCGTGACGGCCGTGCGTGAGGGCCACTCCCGGCACAGCGTGGCCCGCGCCTTCGCCGTCGATCCCGATACCGTCCGGCGGTACCTCGCACTGGCCGAGCAGGGCAGGCTGCACTACGTGGGAAGCTCCAGCGGCCGCCCGCGCCGCGTGACCGCCCAGCACGAGGAGCACCTGCTGCGTCAGCTCGACGAGCACCCGAACGCCACCCTGACCGAACACGCCCGCCTGCTTCAGGAAGCCACGGGCCTGACCGTCAGTTTCAAGACGGTGGACCGGGTGTTCGCGCGGCGCGGCGTGACCCGTGACCGCACCGCCGGACGGCAGAAACCCGCTTAA
- a CDS encoding dihydroorotase, giving the protein MITITNIKRVGSEKTESVTIEGGLIKGWNLPTDQQGEGQIIDGQGGTVAPALIELHAHLREPGQTEKEDLASGLAAAAAGGYGTVVSMPNTSPVVDDPAIVRSLIEKAGSLGFARLRPAAALTKGQKGEELAELTYLKEAGAAMFTDDGRTNENARTLRLGLETAGSLGMVISVHAEDATLRADGVMNEGPVSEALGLPGNPAAAEAARVARDIEIVAGLHAQGVPARLHIQHLSTARALDLVRAAKAQGLPVTCEVCPHHLTLTDEALRSFDAIYKVAPPLRTQADADHLLDGLRDGSVDCLATDHAPHTRAEKERDLLDAPSGIAYIELAFPLMYTRFGETLGLERILDLMTAAPARVMGWQEPTLDAGAKADLVVLDLSTERPVNPAEFRSKAKFTPWAGETLKGWPVLTVVDGRVAYQRN; this is encoded by the coding sequence ATGATCACGATTACGAATATCAAGCGCGTCGGGTCGGAGAAGACCGAAAGCGTCACCATCGAGGGCGGCCTGATCAAGGGCTGGAACCTCCCGACAGATCAGCAGGGGGAGGGTCAGATCATCGACGGGCAGGGCGGCACGGTCGCGCCCGCGCTGATCGAGCTGCACGCGCACCTGCGCGAGCCGGGGCAGACGGAGAAGGAGGACCTCGCCAGTGGGCTGGCGGCGGCGGCGGCCGGTGGGTACGGCACGGTGGTCAGCATGCCGAACACCAGCCCCGTGGTGGATGATCCGGCGATCGTGCGCAGCCTGATCGAGAAGGCCGGCAGCCTGGGCTTCGCGCGCCTGCGTCCGGCGGCGGCGCTGACGAAGGGGCAGAAGGGCGAGGAACTGGCTGAACTGACCTACCTGAAAGAGGCGGGGGCGGCCATGTTCACGGATGACGGGCGCACGAACGAGAACGCCCGCACGCTGCGCCTGGGCCTGGAGACGGCCGGGAGCCTGGGCATGGTGATCAGCGTGCACGCCGAGGACGCCACCCTGCGCGCGGACGGCGTGATGAACGAGGGGCCGGTCAGCGAGGCGCTGGGCCTGCCGGGCAACCCGGCGGCGGCCGAGGCGGCGCGCGTGGCGCGGGATATCGAGATCGTGGCGGGCCTGCACGCGCAGGGCGTTCCGGCGCGGCTGCACATCCAGCACCTGAGCACGGCGCGCGCGCTGGATCTGGTGCGCGCGGCGAAGGCGCAGGGCCTACCCGTGACCTGCGAGGTCTGCCCGCACCACCTGACCCTGACGGACGAGGCGCTGCGCTCCTTCGACGCGATCTACAAGGTCGCGCCGCCCCTGCGCACCCAGGCGGACGCCGATCACCTGCTGGACGGCCTGCGGGACGGCAGCGTGGACTGCCTCGCGACGGATCACGCGCCGCACACCCGCGCCGAGAAGGAACGGGACCTGCTGGACGCCCCCAGCGGCATCGCGTACATCGAGCTGGCGTTCCCGCTCATGTACACCCGCTTTGGCGAGACGCTGGGCCTGGAGCGCATCCTGGACCTGATGACCGCCGCCCCGGCGCGCGTGATGGGCTGGCAGGAACCCACCCTGGACGCGGGCGCGAAGGCCGATCTGGTCGTCCTCGACCTGAGCACCGAACGCCCCGTGAACCCCGCCGAGTTCAGGAGCAAGGCGAAATTCACGCCCTGGGCGGGCGAGACCCTGAAGGGCTGGCCGGTGCTGACTGTCGTGGACGGCCGGGTCGCGTACCAGCGGAACTGA
- a CDS encoding phosphatidylserine decarboxylase, with protein MRSRSLPPVLLPLVAAGVAAWYLRSVYRFRDPVRLPQAGPGDVLSPADGTVSFVRRVQGGQVDQVSVPELLNGPDSAPDSGPQNGPGGWLIGVFVGPLDVHYAYQPVSGTVTRVARRDAPAGNAALGGTGAALGFLAGRPADLLGTRGTLENARLSSVTTTPFGNVTLTLVAPGGGLRGTTYQQEGDEARAGFKAAFMQEGGLVLLHLPAAFTPSVGVGDRVTGAQTVVASARN; from the coding sequence ATGCGTTCCCGTTCCCTGCCTCCCGTCCTGCTTCCACTCGTGGCCGCCGGGGTGGCGGCGTGGTACCTGCGGAGCGTGTACCGTTTCCGTGACCCGGTGCGCCTGCCGCAGGCCGGGCCGGGCGACGTGCTGAGTCCCGCCGACGGAACCGTGAGTTTCGTGCGGCGCGTGCAGGGCGGGCAGGTGGATCAGGTCAGCGTGCCGGAACTGCTGAACGGCCCGGACAGCGCACCGGACAGCGGGCCGCAGAACGGACCCGGCGGCTGGCTGATCGGGGTGTTCGTGGGGCCGCTGGACGTGCACTACGCGTACCAGCCGGTATCGGGAACCGTGACGCGCGTGGCGCGGCGGGACGCCCCGGCAGGCAACGCGGCGCTGGGCGGGACGGGCGCGGCACTGGGATTCCTGGCGGGCCGCCCGGCAGACCTGCTCGGCACGCGCGGCACGCTGGAGAATGCCCGCCTGAGCAGCGTGACGACCACACCCTTCGGGAACGTGACCCTGACGCTGGTGGCGCCCGGCGGCGGCCTGCGCGGCACGACCTACCAGCAGGAGGGCGACGAGGCCCGCGCGGGCTTCAAGGCGGCGTTCATGCAGGAGGGCGGGCTGGTCCTGCTGCACCTGCCGGCCGCGTTCACGCCGTCGGTGGGGGTGGGTGACCGGGTGACGGGCGCGCAGACCGTGGTCGCCTCGGCCCGCAACTGA
- a CDS encoding aspartate carbamoyltransferase catalytic subunit, which produces MNAPTSMGARPPHLLDFQDWTPERLGAILDNADTMLQVLDRPVKKVPALQGLTVCNAFFENSTRTRTSFELAARRMSADVLTFAAGASSVSKGESLRDTLEVLTSYKVDAYIVRHHAAGAAHLVARYSGKPVINAGDGRRAHPTQALLDAYTIRQEYGSLEGKKVAILGDVRHSRVARSNAELLPKLGAQVVLCGPATLLPPGLASMPGVTLTTDPKEAVRGAHAVMALRLQRERMSGGFLGSLQEYADTYQVNDTLLKEAESSAIVLHPGPMNRDLEISSDAADGPQSRILKQVENGQAIRMSVLYHLLVGRN; this is translated from the coding sequence ATGAACGCACCGACCAGCATGGGCGCCCGCCCACCCCACCTCCTGGACTTCCAGGACTGGACGCCCGAACGCCTGGGCGCCATCCTCGACAACGCCGACACCATGCTCCAGGTGCTCGACCGGCCCGTGAAGAAGGTCCCGGCCCTCCAGGGCCTGACGGTCTGCAACGCGTTCTTCGAGAACAGCACCCGCACCCGCACCTCCTTCGAACTGGCCGCCCGCCGCATGAGCGCTGATGTCCTCACGTTCGCGGCCGGGGCCAGCAGCGTCAGCAAGGGCGAAAGCTTACGTGACACGCTGGAAGTCCTGACCTCCTACAAGGTCGACGCGTACATCGTCCGCCACCACGCCGCCGGCGCCGCGCACCTCGTCGCGCGCTACAGCGGCAAACCCGTCATCAACGCCGGGGACGGCCGCCGCGCCCACCCCACCCAGGCACTCCTCGACGCGTACACCATCCGCCAGGAATACGGCAGCCTGGAAGGCAAGAAAGTCGCCATCCTCGGCGACGTCCGCCACAGCCGCGTCGCACGCAGCAACGCAGAACTGCTGCCCAAACTGGGCGCGCAGGTCGTCCTGTGCGGCCCCGCCACCCTCCTCCCCCCCGGCCTCGCCAGCATGCCCGGCGTGACCCTCACCACCGACCCCAAGGAAGCCGTGCGCGGCGCCCACGCCGTCATGGCCCTGCGCCTCCAGCGCGAACGCATGAGCGGCGGGTTCCTCGGCAGCCTCCAGGAATACGCCGACACCTACCAGGTCAACGACACCCTGCTGAAAGAAGCCGAGAGCAGCGCCATCGTCCTGCACCCCGGCCCCATGAACCGCGACCTGGAAATCAGCAGCGACGCCGCCGACGGCCCCCAGAGCCGCATCCTGAAACAGGTCGAGAACGGACAGGCCATCCGCATGAGCGTCCTCTACCACCTGCTCGTCGGACGGAACTGA